In the genome of Harmonia axyridis chromosome 4, icHarAxyr1.1, whole genome shotgun sequence, the window atttttatttgtttaatAGCGTGTACAGCACAATTTTGTTCCGAGATATGATATTTATTAGAAAagtttataaaattcaatatccGTGAAAAGGACCATGTTTTATGTTGTGCATAAAAATGATCAGATAATCTTAGACTCAAGCATGTTGTTTCTGCTATGAAAATTGcatttgtatattttcatattatgcGGAAAAGGGTCCTTCCGCCAagacatgaaaaaaaatcctgCGATTTTTGGATTATAGTATTTTTGCGTAATCATCGGTAATTTTTACGCCATAATTATTACGTAATATTTTTTACGTGGAAATAAAGCAAGATAgtttcactgaataaaataaaaacgctGACAAAGTTCCTCGATTATGACTAGAACTAAACGAATAAAAACTGTGTATATTATGGGGAacattttccatctttttttgtTACGATGACAGGCTATTATTCTTAACGACGTCATCATcataaataattgaaacaatCAGAGTCCCATAgatacatccaaaatcaaataCACAAAGGGCTTGGgtaataatgtaataataattggCGATTACATTAGTAGAAGACCTTCCTGGAAGTGTTCTACCTCAAATAGAAAATTTGTACCTAGATAATAGAAACTTTCTTATCGATTTTCCAACAAATTCCTATATTTCTAATATCATCCAGCTAATTAAAGTATAAGATgtactaaaatttttttttttcgaattattatctagaattttttcgttttttctatCAATGAGGGGGTTATGTCCCCAATAACCCCCACTCATTACTCCCATGGCAACAATACTCGAAATGAATACGGCATCGATGATTTAACATCAAATAATTTTCTCAATAGAATGGAACCAATTCGAGGAATCATTGCCAAATAggtaattcaaatttaaatattgaattgaaatcagTAAATGACATAGACAAATGCATCAATAATTCgacaaaaacaaaatcaattcaGCCCATATAGACCTTCTAAATAACTTATTTTGAACAATTAAGCCCTGATTGACATTATGTGAAAGAACTAATCATATAAAAAACAggcttaaaaaaattttcaacgaaattataacataatttttttcaataatataaaattcagttaaatcgaatcattgaagaaataatcagCTTTCTCAAATCGAATCATTGGAATTTTTTACGAAAGATGTAATAACTTGTTCCTTAAAGAAAAATGCAATCTTTGGAATCTCCATCATTCACGGACCTAAAGGATTAATTTATGGTGATGCAACTAGAGCTGAACATCTGGCAGAATCGTATGCCGAAATTCATAGATCGACACGCGATATGTCTAATCAACACATCAGAGTATTAGTAAATTGAATAGTCCAAAATTTTACCAACAAACATTACTACCTACCACCGAAGGCATGAAGCTTTTGTAAGGAAATTTAACATCATGAATAGTTTCAAAACTCAAAAAGCTCCAGGTGaggatgaaataaataataaaatcctcAAAAATCTTCATCGAAAGGCCATAGTTCagctttattatattttaacaCTGGCCtgacaatgaaatatttctcagATGCCTGGAAAAACACCAGTGTATCTTTCTCTGAAccgaaaatatattcaaaatttgcaacAAACTATCGCCCCATAAGTCTTTAATCAAACATTTTTAAAGCTTTTAAGGAaatcattcaaaacaaaataaaagtacataaattgaaatataaagactaatcgatgaaaaatatactataacaaatgaaaaataaaaatcaattcaagGAAAACTGAAGTCATCTATTTCACCCATGAAAGGGAGATCAACAAAATTGTGAATAAGTTAATATTAAACagcaaatcaataaaaatgaaactatctaaaaaaattatatttaaaagcACATTTGAGAAATATAGCACAAAGGCTATAAATAATACTTCGAAACATACAATAATACTTCGTAACATATAATAATACTTTGTAACATATAATAATACTTCGAAACATTTCCAATCATCGACAGATATAATAAACTCAGTAGAAAGTTAAAACTAACAATATACAAACAAAGTATTGAACCGCCTTTCTTGTATGCAAATCCAATTAGTTGTATCTACTACATTGAACACCAATTACAGAAAACTTCAAATGATCTagaataaatttcttcgaactaTTTCAAATAGAACGAAACGAATCAATATCGGTAAGATAAGAACcatccaagaaaataaaaaaaaaacaaataaattcttCGAGTATACTTCAAATTGATTATATAGAACGAAATATATGAGGACTACTACAATTCAgaacattaatgaaaaaattaagtataaatcaaaacattatgcCAATTTGACGTGATAATATCCTACCAAATTTCAACCCAACCTGAGACGTATATGTGTTTCATTTGGACGGCACACCTCAAGAAAAGCATTAAAATTACGTAAGAACAATGAggaagatgaaatttattttgtatatgtatattgtaggTTTATATTCCTGTATTGAAAtatagaatttaaaaatgaaactttcaatttATTGGAAGAAACTCAAATGGGGAGATTGCAGACTAGCAGTAAATTATGTCccccttgaataattcaattttcatattgtgaaatttaatagtatgtgaataatgaaatttttatattcgaacaagccctaggcttgaatcaagacgaagaagaagaagaacaaagatACAAATTAACAATAGAATTGTCATCCCTATTGCTGAAAGCATAGAATATCttgtatataatgatttttaaaattattatcatatgtaTAGCATTATTATGACCGAACTAGTTACTAACTTTTGACTTGTCTtcctttaaattcaatttttgatatcaaCTTTCAACTTTAGTTCACAGGTATACCAggtgatttttctgaattgaatcagTCGAAAAACTCAAGGAAAAATGTTACGATACAAAATTTATGGTTTTGAAGGGGAAATCCACTTATGCTTTAATTTCCCTCATTTCTCTCACCCTTGAGGTGGGGGGAAGAAGAGGGGCAAACTTTAATATAACATGCGCAGTAcattttttgaaacaaaacaatcCTACTTTCTCTTAATGAGAAATGAATGGATATACATTCTCCATAATGGTTAGAAATTCAGTGTTGTTTGTAATCTTGCCCTGACTAgtgttgttatttatatatttgttaaATCTTCTTGTGCTTGAGACAATGTCGTTTAATAACCAGAGTTCCGACATGATCCCAATACAAGTTGGTAAGTACTGTTATATGGATTgtctatattgttttatattttcgaatagattattcaatttaaaatttgatattatggtccaataataaaaaaataaattatgacttttcaaaatatcactgaATTTTCTCAGGAGTTTttcagggttcaaaatatttattttagaaaaaaaaaatttaatcaagaatgacaaattgaaaatgaaacgttttactctaatacctaattaaatcttaaatttcttatcaataattcttcaaccttctaacaaacttcaaatttttgcgGACACTTGTCCGCAAATAATTcgattgaatgattttaagaaatgtcttattttgacctgaaaaatacaccatgtattatgatttttgaattaattattatcatatttatttgagattttatgcaaTGAATTGATCTTGGCATGAATGTATTAGTCATTTTCGATTTCTACGgaagttttgaaatattatcctcaattttattattttcccgatTTTGGAGAGATACCGTTCAACTTTTTatgagatatttaaaaaaatagagtGATAATCTTACTTTATTAGAGAATTATATCATCTAGATTTGAAacatgatttttattgcagaatatgcagaatataaacggaagaaagaatatttgaagagaataGTGAGACTCACGACATCAAAGATGCAGGATGACGAAAGTGATGTGGAGAGCGGCTCAATGAGCTACAGAATCCATTACAAAATCTACATAGAGGCTCTGGAGCAATTATTAGGCAAGGAAGTAgttgagagaaaaataaaagataaggaggaaagagaaaagagagagaaagaagaaaagaaaattgaagaaagaacctGGACCGAAAAGTTAGCAATTTTCAAAGCTATGAACAGAGCTTCTTGCTATAAGCAACTCTTGGATCAAGTAATTATCGGACAAGAAAGTATAAAAGATGCAAATTTGTTAATGGCGAACCTCTGTAGCCAGGACAAACAAAGAAATACACATAGACATTTAGAATTCACTCCTACTGTACCAAAAAGGGCTTTATGAACTGATGGTTGTTAAAATATGAATAGATAGAACCAAGTatgttgaatcaaaaaatataccaaagaaatattaaaaacaatttctcattctggagttttagcatttattttcaatactccattaaatttatttttaattttagaaaaaattatagggttctaattcaaattattatctgagatgatctgaaaatatgtaaatatattgtatatagttctgtattaaaatgaaaaaatataaaaaataaagctttttgaattattcgaaatgaactcAACTGGTAAGATTTCGGACTAAcaggtcattaaaaataaagaaaatcttccctttgaatcattcaattttcattttgtgaaattcgATCGGATGTGATTAGTGGAATTCTCATCTTATCTATATGAGAAAagttacaaaattataatagaatTTTCATCCCATTAAtgaaagcaataaatatcttattTGTAGTACCTCCTTAAATGATTATTCCATAAGAAAATCATTTACTGATGtagagaaaattcatatttatgagaaaaattcatattttctttattcgtgaaatatatcaatgttgtgcaaaaaaattatcaaataatattagatTCAAGCATGTTGTGTCACTCATATAGAAATTGCTTGTAGTTATATTTCTGTTTCTACTCTGCATCTATATTTTCAGGTAAATAATAACTTTTCCCGAAAGAGAGAAAttcgtattttaaaattttttaacaaatattatgtaacacagctgaatttaccttttttttcaacgcaattttcaaatataattatttgaatcaacctgcacatgtgcagttcaatttatgtaacaaaaaaatcctacttcccgctaatgaaaaataagtgtataaatatattcttaGTACGAGTTATAAATTCAGTGTTGTTTTTAATCTTACCCTGGtaagtatttatatttatatatttgtgagtTCTTCTTTGTGCTTGAGAAAATGTCCTCTAATAGTCAGAGTTCCGACATGCTCACAATGCGAATGGGTGAATACCTATTTCTATGTCGTTATCAAtctgtatttcaattattcctaaaCATATAATACTCATATATACAGGCTCCTGCAATAGTGTGTTAGGCTTCCATAGTTGCCAAACCAGATGTTttagaaatttagttgaaaagcatctcctttgtactttcgattctgcatctctggaaattattttctgatatacagggtgttacaattacatagatatttttctatgtaattgttgatttatttggaaatgaacatatatttatgtatttatttttaattttgcatctctggaaattattgtctagtatacagggtgttccaaaaaaaaatattcagcaaaaaaaaattattattcaataaatgaatagaCATCCtcatgcttttcaactaaattcctaaaacgtctggtttggcagctatggtagcctaacgcactattgcaggaccctgtataatattctcttccctttgaattaaattttcatatgtgaaattcaatcggCTGTGATTcgtgaaattcaatcggatgtGATTAGTGAAATTCGAGCAATAcaagtttaaaataaaattgtcatttcTATTGATGAAGGCATTGAATAACTTGTATATTGCgtgaaagaattattgaattgGTTTTGGCTGatatttgatataaatataataaaatcagtCAAAGTCTGAGAGGAAAGAACAGGGTATTCAAAATTCAGCAAGATTTCAGGATGTATTTgttttttcaggtcaaaaaccATTCgagcgattgaaacctcttgatacaagtcctccatgatgaccttcattcatggtatacGTTTGTttcattcttcccgggacaccctgtatgatggtttttaaaattattattccattaGTGAATCATTAACCAATGTGGTGAAAAGACGGCTTCAATTTAATCCGCCATTAATTAATTAACTGCTTCTTGAAACTGCATGAAATTGAGAtgattttaaacaaatatttcgTAGAAAGTTTACAATCAACCTTACAGCAAAATAATTGTGAAGAATAATACTCCTTTTATATAGAACTTTCCATTAcaggaattcaaaaattgaaaaataacagaGGTATTTAATTGCATCAGTTtgattatgtattattttcgataaaGTATGAGCTACAAATGTTTATTAGCCTGTATCAGGCCCAACCAGACATAGCAACGACATCTTTTACATCTGCGTGTTCAACTGTCATTTCTCTGcatttttatttgtttaatAGCGTGTACAGCACAATTTTGTTCAGAGATATGATATTTATTAGAAAagtttataaaattcaatatccGTGAAAAGTACCATGTTTTATGTTGTGCATAAAAATGATCAGATAATCTTAAACTCAAGCATGTTGTTTCTGCTATGAAAATTGCATTTGTATATTTTCACATTATGCGGAAAAGGGTCCTTCCGCCAagacatgaaaaaaaatcctgCGATTTTTGGATTATACTATTTTTGCGTAATCATCGGTAATTTTTACGCCATAATTATTACGTAATATTTTTTACGTGGAAATAAAGCAAGATAgtttcactgaataaaataaaaacgctGACAAAGTTCCTCGATTATGACTAGAACTAAACGAATAAAAACTGTGTATATTATGGGGAacattttccatctttttttgtTACGATGACAGGCTATTATTCTTAACGACGTCATCATCATAAATAATCGAAACAATCAGAGTCCCATAgatacatccaaaatcaaataCACAAAGGGCTTGGgaaataatgtaataataattggCGATTACATTAGTAGAAGACCTTCCTGGAAGTGTTCTACCtcaaatagaaaaattgtaccTAGATAATACAAACTTTCTTATCGATTTTCCAACAAAGTCCTATATTTATCATCCAGCTAATTAAAGTCTAAGATgtactaaaatttttttttccaattattatttagaattttttcgttttttctatCAATGAGGGGGTTATGTCACCAATAACCCCCACTCATTACTCCCATGGCAACAATACTCGAAATGAATACGGCATCGATGATTTAACATCAAATAATTTTCTCAATAGAATGGAACCAATTCGAGGAATCATTGCCAAATAggtaattcaaatttaaataggGAATTGGAATCAGTAAATGACATAGACAAATGCATCAATAATTCgacaaaaacaaaatcaattcaGCCCATATAGACCTTCTAAATAACTTATTTTGAACAATTAAGCCCTGATTGACATTATGTGAAAGAACTAATCATATAAAAAACAggcttaaaaaaattttcaacgaaattataacataatttttttcaataatataaaattcagttaaatcgaatcattgaagaaataatcagCTTTCTCGAATCGAATCATTGGAAGTTTTTACGAAAGATGTAATAACTTGTTCCTTAAAGAATAATGCAATCTTTGGAATCTCCATCATTCACGGACCTAAAGGATTAATTTATGGTGATGCAACTAGAGCTGAACATCTGGCAGAATCGTATGCCGAAATTCATAGATCGACACGCGATATGTCTAATCAACACATCAGAGTATTAGTAAATTGAATAGTCCAAAATTTTACCAACAAACATTACTACATACCACCGAAGGCATGAAGCTTTTGTAAGGAAATTTAACATCATGAATAGTTTCAAAACTCAAAAAGCTCCAGGTGaggatgaaataaataataaaatcctcAAAAATCTTCATGGAAAGGCCATAGTTCagctttattatattttaacaCTGGCCggacaatgaaatatttctcagATGCCTGGAAAAACACCAGTGTATCTTTCTCTGAAccgaaaatatattcaaaatttgcaacAAACTATCGCCCCATAAGTCTTTAATCAAACATGTTTAAAGGTTTCAAGGAaatcattcaaaacaaaataaaagtacataaattcaaatataaagaCCTCATTGATGAATCGTGAACTCCTTATTCAACTATATTCAACAATCATACtaatcgatgaaaaatatactataacaaatgaaaaataaaaatcaattcaagGAAAACTAAAGTCATCTATTTCACTCATGAAAGAGAGATCAACAAAATTGTGAATAAGTTAATATTTAACagcaaatcaataaaaatgaaactatctaaaaaaattatattcaaacgCACATTTGAGAAATATAGCACAAAGGCTATAAATAATACTTCGGAACATACAATAATACTTCGTTACATATAATAATACTTCGTAACATATAATAATACTTTGTAACATATAATAATACTTCGAAACATTTCCATTCatcgacagaaataataaactaagTAGAAAGTTAAAACTAACAATATACAAACAAAGTATTGAACCGCCTTTCTTGTATGCAAATCCAATTAGTTGTATCTACTACATTGAACACCAATTACAGAAAACTTCAAATGATCTagaataaatttcttcgaactcTTTCAAATAGAACGAAACCAATCAATATCGGTAACATAAGAACcatccaagaaaataaaaaaaaacaaataaattcttCGAGTATACTTCAAATTGATTATATAGAACGGAATATATGAGGACTACTACAATTCAgaacattaatgaaaaaattaagtataaatcaaaacattatgcCAATTTGACGTGATAATATCCTACCAAATTTCAACCCAACCTGAGACGTATATGTGTTTCATTTGGACGGCACACCTCAAGAAAAGCATTAAAATTACGTAAGAACAATAAggaagatgaaatttattttgtatatgtatattgtaggTTTATATTCCTGTATTGAAAtatagaatttaaaaatgaaactttcaatttATTGGAAGAAACTCAAATGGGGAGATTGCAGACTAGCAGTAAATTATGTCccccttgaa includes:
- the LOC123679081 gene encoding uncharacterized protein LOC123679081, whose product is MSFNNQSSDMIPIQVEYAEYKRKKEYLKRIVRLTTSKMQDDESDVESGSMSYRIHYKIYIEALEQLLGKEVVERKIKDKEEREKREKEEKKIEERTWTEKLAIFKAMNRASCYKQLLDQVIIGQESIKDANLLMANLCSQDKQRNTHRHLEFTPTVPKRAL